In one window of Deltaproteobacteria bacterium DNA:
- a CDS encoding Lrp/AsnC family transcriptional regulator, whose translation MDEIDLRILGLLQEDCRTSLVRIGEQVGLSAPAVLERIKKLEAAGIVTGYRAILDARRLGLDITAFIGVLITHPSRIGDFERQVAALSDVLECHHVTGEHTLLLKVKTENTSSLERLISQIRSLDGVSRTETMVVLSTHTERVQLALHPAEPAPAHPGKRARRNGERQAHAGRA comes from the coding sequence CTGGACGAGATAGACCTCCGCATCCTCGGGCTGCTGCAGGAGGACTGTCGCACGTCGCTCGTCCGCATCGGTGAGCAGGTAGGGCTCAGCGCCCCGGCCGTGCTCGAGCGCATCAAGAAGCTCGAGGCCGCGGGCATCGTCACCGGTTACCGCGCCATCCTGGACGCGCGCCGGCTCGGCCTCGACATCACCGCCTTCATCGGGGTGCTCATCACGCACCCGAGCCGGATCGGCGACTTCGAGCGCCAGGTGGCCGCGCTCAGCGACGTGCTCGAGTGCCACCACGTGACCGGCGAGCACACGCTGCTCCTCAAGGTGAAGACCGAGAACACCTCGTCGCTCGAGCGCCTCATCAGCCAGATCCGCTCGCTCGATGGCGTGTCGCGGACCGAGACCATGGTCGTCCTCTCGACGCACACCGAGCGTGTGCAGCTCGCGCTCCACCCCGCCGAGCCGGCGCCCGCGCACCCTGGCAAGCGTGCGCGGCGGAACGGTGAGCGCCAGGCGCACGCGGGGAGAGCCTAG
- the cysC gene encoding adenylyl-sulfate kinase, which produces MAEQKATNIVWHEGAVTRADRERLNGHHGATVWFTGLSGSGKSTIAVALEKKLWGRGVRAFVLDGDNIRHGLNKNLGFSPADRTENIRRIGEVAKLFTDAGMVALTAFISPYRADRDQVRAIMQPGDFVEVLIDCPLEVCEQRDVKGLYQKARAGQIPEFTGISAPYEPPLHPELTLHTDRQDVEESVRQVLAHLEQRGVVPREGRAI; this is translated from the coding sequence ATGGCGGAGCAGAAGGCGACCAACATCGTCTGGCACGAGGGCGCCGTCACGCGGGCCGATCGCGAGCGCCTGAACGGGCACCACGGCGCCACGGTCTGGTTCACCGGGCTGTCGGGCTCGGGCAAGTCCACCATCGCGGTGGCGCTCGAGAAGAAGCTCTGGGGGCGCGGTGTGCGCGCCTTCGTCCTCGACGGCGACAACATCCGGCACGGGCTCAACAAGAACCTGGGCTTCTCGCCCGCCGACCGGACCGAGAACATCCGCCGCATCGGCGAGGTGGCGAAGCTCTTCACCGACGCCGGCATGGTGGCGCTGACCGCCTTCATCTCGCCCTACCGCGCCGACCGCGACCAGGTGCGCGCCATCATGCAGCCCGGCGACTTCGTCGAGGTTCTGATCGACTGCCCGCTCGAGGTCTGCGAGCAGCGCGACGTGAAGGGGCTCTACCAGAAGGCTCGCGCGGGACAGATCCCCGAATTCACGGGCATCTCGGCGCCCTACGAGCCGCCGCTCCACCCGGAGCTGACCCTCCACACCGACCGGCAGGATGTGGAGGAGAGCGTGCGCCAGGTGCTCGCCCACCTCGAGCAGCGCGGGGTCGTTCCCCGCGAGGGCCGGGCCATCTGA